A window from Aeromonas rivipollensis encodes these proteins:
- a CDS encoding DUF2937 family protein — protein sequence MRSYLRMMLFALGLLAGVQIPGIVDLYYQRLDARLQQASLGLAPFQRTADQHFGGDLDALVAHYGASQDPVFTQDATSLQQLVSQQRHLQQERAFQNRPWYLQLSHLLLQADSQLWQDTLRNYGYVVPLKQAAIFCGVAVGLFASLLGDLLLSLLLLPFRQRQPAPRRALR from the coding sequence ATGCGCAGCTACCTTCGCATGATGTTGTTTGCCCTCGGTTTGCTGGCGGGCGTGCAGATACCGGGGATCGTCGATCTCTACTACCAGCGGCTGGATGCGCGACTGCAGCAGGCCAGCCTCGGCCTGGCGCCCTTCCAGCGCACCGCGGATCAGCACTTTGGCGGCGATCTCGACGCCCTGGTCGCCCATTACGGCGCCAGCCAGGATCCCGTCTTTACCCAGGATGCCACCAGCCTGCAGCAGCTGGTGAGCCAGCAGCGCCACCTGCAGCAGGAGCGCGCCTTCCAAAATAGGCCCTGGTACCTGCAGCTCTCCCACCTGCTGTTGCAGGCGGACTCCCAGCTCTGGCAGGACACACTGCGCAACTACGGCTATGTGGTGCCCCTCAAGCAGGCCGCCATCTTCTGTGGCGTGGCGGTGGGGCTGTTCGCCTCCCTGCTGGGGGATCTGCTGCTCAGCCTGCTCCTGCTGCCCTTTCGCCAGCGTCAGCCCGCACCCCGTCGCGCCCTGCGCTGA